A single Populus alba chromosome 7, ASM523922v2, whole genome shotgun sequence DNA region contains:
- the LOC118040356 gene encoding BTB/POZ domain-containing protein At2g13690-like, whose translation MAESTHKRHSSTYQCRRRRSSWCCSFAVSPSFQKNNKPDYSVSKLGPHSFSNSPKPGLNFVGRIDPRRILSPGRVSPIDSDPTGDTTRDIIPDSSPPVHLNSKSRSESFRGRNERRSFSDSGSGSGLDSGRGVFDVRLNLRGKNGGGLVLELSSDVLIANSEVFAGLICEYRKNLGSKCNSDGGGNLSRKMCRIEVPDVENLGIFRDTIELMFEEDIAKRLLKVGAYRAIDILEVSAGIMFTKGVLSCLKYLEAIPWTEEEENRLRNLFAVFKFDETTTQDILARLHLLSPEDSKQNLARQLVWSITTCADANARNELKSLVKGLLCKSSVYEKDQHDLNKEDLYDVCQSCLGSLVRLMEEASGIISPGKVAKKETSPPLIGRISRQVDNINWLLEILVDQQIGEEFVDMWAHQGELLSMHGSVSPMKIALPLRSKSSASPGMVWANAIGLRLVTEM comes from the exons ATGGCCGAGTCGACTCACAAAAGGCATAGTTCAACCTATCAGTGTCGCCGCCGGAGATCTTCGTGGTGCTGTTCTTTTGCTGTATCTCCCAGTTTCCAGAAGAACAATAAACCCGACTACTCGGTCTCAAAGCTTGGTCCGCACTCATTCTCCAACTCACCCAAGCCCGGGTTAAATTTCGTGGGTCGGATAGACCCGAGAAGAATCCTCTCCCCAGGCCGGGTCTCGCCTATTGACTCGGATCCTACTGGCGACACGACCAGAGACATCATACCCGACTCGTCGCCGCCGGTGCACTTGAACTCGAAATCGAGATCTGAGTCTTTCCGGGGGAGGAATGAGAGGAGGTCGTTTTCGGATTCTGGATCGGGTTCCGGGTTGGATTCGGGTCGGGGCGTGTTTGATGTCAGGCTGAATTTGAGAGGGAAGAATGGTGGGGGTTTGGTGTTGGAGTTGAGTTCGGATGTCTTGATTGCAAATTCAGAAGTTTTTGCGGGGTTGATATGCGAATATCGGAAAAACTTGGGTTCGAAATGTAACAGTGATGGTGGTGGTAATTTGTCAAGAAAAATGTGTAGGATAGAAGTGCCTGATGTGGAGAATTTGGGAATTTTTAGGGACACAATTGAGTTGATGTTTGAAGAGGATATTGCTAAAAGGTTATTGAAGGTCGGGGCTTATAGAGCCATTGATATACTTGAG GTATCAGCTGGCATAATGTTTACTAAAGGTGTTTTATCCTGTCTGAAATACCTTGAGGCTATCCCTTGGACGGAGGAAGAAGAGAACAGACTTAGGAATCTATTTGCAGTGTTTAAATTTGATGAGACAACAACTCAAGACATTTTGGCTAGACTCCACTTGCTAAGCCCAGAAGATTCTAAACAAAATCTAGCTAGACAGCTTGTTTGGTCTATTACTACTTGTGCTGATGCCAATGCAAGAAATGAACTGAAGTCATTAGTTAAGGGTCTCCTTTGCAAAAGTTCAGTGTATGAGAAGGATCAACACGATCTCAACAAGGAAGATCTTTATGATGTTTGTCAGTCCTGTCTAGGTTCATTAGTCAGGCTCATGGAGGAAGCCTCTGGTATCATATCCCCTGGGAAAGTGGCGAAAAAAGAAACAAGCCCGCCCTTGATTGGACGCATCTCCAGACAGGTTGACAACATCAATTGGCTACTGGAAATTCTCGTCGATCAGCAGATTGGTGAGGAATTTGTGGATATGTGGGCACATCAAGGAGAGTTGCTTAGCATGCATGGGAGTGTATCTCCGATG